One genomic segment of Blastopirellula marina includes these proteins:
- a CDS encoding bile acid:sodium symporter family protein, whose amino-acid sequence MRSLLKRHWFLAGLLAVVIVGFAFSEPLRHLPDMHILRNGIVVTVLFLMAFPLAFGDLHSAIRRPAAAILATLINAGILPLIAWGGSLLSSGDFAIGINLMAAIPCTLASAAVWTRRAGGNDSIALIVTIVTNSLCFLITPFWLLWTTGSHITITLWASPDGKGLSLAEMMMKLFLLVVLPMALGQLARLLPGAGSWATKNKFQLGIVAQIGVLCMVLLGCISCGLKLRNLPTDQMPTILSFGVMIGLVLAIHMSALLLGVGVAKQLRFPRSEEIAIAFAGSQKTLMIGLAIASEFYTANPLAILPMVAFHVGQLFLDTAVADRYMAAEFEKAHPEEPLIEGD is encoded by the coding sequence GTGCGATCACTTTTGAAGCGACATTGGTTCCTGGCTGGCCTGCTAGCAGTGGTGATCGTGGGATTTGCCTTTTCCGAGCCGCTGCGGCACCTTCCTGACATGCACATACTGCGAAATGGGATCGTGGTCACGGTTCTGTTTCTGATGGCCTTTCCACTTGCTTTCGGCGACCTGCACAGTGCGATCCGCCGGCCGGCAGCTGCCATCTTGGCAACGCTGATCAATGCCGGCATCTTGCCGCTGATTGCCTGGGGAGGCTCGCTGCTTTCGTCCGGCGATTTCGCTATCGGCATCAACTTGATGGCAGCGATCCCCTGCACGTTGGCGTCGGCCGCCGTATGGACACGCAGGGCAGGGGGGAACGACTCGATCGCTTTGATCGTCACGATCGTGACCAATTCCCTTTGCTTTCTGATCACTCCGTTCTGGCTGCTGTGGACCACCGGAAGTCATATCACAATCACCCTTTGGGCGAGCCCCGACGGCAAAGGTCTTTCGTTGGCCGAAATGATGATGAAACTTTTTTTGTTGGTCGTGCTGCCGATGGCCCTGGGCCAGCTCGCGCGGCTTCTGCCGGGGGCAGGTAGTTGGGCCACAAAGAACAAATTTCAGCTAGGAATCGTGGCTCAGATCGGTGTGCTTTGCATGGTTTTGCTGGGGTGCATCAGTTGCGGTCTCAAATTACGCAATCTTCCCACAGATCAGATGCCGACCATATTATCGTTCGGGGTGATGATTGGCCTGGTCCTGGCCATCCATATGTCGGCTTTGCTGCTAGGCGTTGGCGTAGCGAAACAACTTCGTTTTCCCCGCAGTGAGGAGATCGCGATTGCCTTCGCTGGCAGTCAAAAGACTTTGATGATCGGCCTGGCGATCGCCAGTGAGTTCTATACGGCGAATCCCTTGGCGATCCTACCAATGGTGGCGTTTCATGTTGGCCAGCTCTTCCTGGATACCGCGGTTGCCGACCGTTACATGGCCGCCGAATTCGAGAAAGCCCATCCCGAAGAGCCGCTCATCGAAGGAGACTAG
- a CDS encoding RNA ligase family protein — protein MGTSHGNFTKYPRTPHLFGSQGTDDDKHMGEPESLAFIQDQSLIVEEKIDGTNVGIHFSEDNQLILQCRGHLITEGMHPQYDLFKQWATVKRHELEARLANRYLLFGEWVYARHSVAYRKLPHYFFEFDIFDKQKDVFLDLASRIELLGGSGIHTVPIIHQGPVMRKQLARLIGPSRYDSHFDNPFSGQADNLMEGIYLRTEARGKVTGRAKFVRPEFVEKIKQSTHWQHQAMVPNQLEDKADIWS, from the coding sequence ATGGGCACCTCCCACGGAAATTTCACGAAGTACCCCCGTACGCCGCACCTGTTCGGTTCCCAAGGAACCGACGATGATAAGCATATGGGGGAACCTGAGTCCCTGGCGTTCATTCAGGACCAGTCGTTGATCGTCGAGGAGAAGATCGACGGCACCAACGTCGGCATTCATTTCTCGGAAGATAACCAGTTGATTCTGCAGTGCCGCGGTCACCTGATCACCGAAGGAATGCACCCGCAGTACGACCTTTTCAAACAATGGGCGACCGTCAAACGGCATGAACTCGAAGCACGGCTGGCGAATCGGTACCTGCTGTTTGGCGAATGGGTCTATGCTCGGCATTCGGTCGCGTACCGAAAATTGCCGCATTACTTTTTCGAGTTTGATATCTTCGATAAACAAAAGGATGTGTTTCTTGACTTGGCCTCGCGGATCGAACTCCTGGGCGGAAGTGGGATCCACACGGTACCGATCATCCATCAAGGCCCTGTCATGCGAAAGCAGTTGGCCAGGCTAATCGGTCCGTCACGGTATGACAGCCATTTCGACAACCCATTTTCCGGTCAGGCCGACAACTTGATGGAAGGCATCTACCTTCGCACCGAGGCCAGAGGCAAAGTCACCGGCCGTGCCAAATTCGTACGCCCCGAGTTCGTCGAGAAGATCAAACAGAGCACCCATTGGCAACATCAGGCCATGGTCCCCAATCAACTGGAAGACAAAGCAGACATTTGGTCATGA
- a CDS encoding glycerophosphodiester phosphodiesterase — protein sequence MRRLISMAKGTLMMRTFVYCFVVVACWASVVATGEAQMIVGHRGASFDAPENTLAAFQEAWKQKADAIEGDFYLTKDGHIVCLHDKTTERTTAGVAKLNPAESTLEQLRDLDVGSWKHEKYAGERIPLLEEVLATVPQTGKILVEIKCGPEIVEPLRIVLEKSGLRPEQIVIICFNEEVVKQCREKMPQYKANWLTSYKQNKLTGKWAPDLGTVLKKLESTKATGLGTQGRDEVVTAEFVRDIRKAGIECHVWTVNEADQAKRYAELGFDSITTDKPAEIRKAILGGS from the coding sequence ATGAGGCGTCTCATTTCGATGGCCAAGGGAACTTTGATGATGCGAACGTTTGTTTATTGTTTTGTGGTGGTGGCCTGTTGGGCAAGTGTCGTGGCAACGGGAGAAGCGCAGATGATCGTGGGGCATCGAGGGGCATCGTTCGACGCGCCGGAGAACACCCTGGCCGCGTTTCAGGAAGCCTGGAAGCAGAAGGCTGATGCCATCGAAGGGGACTTCTACCTGACCAAGGATGGCCATATTGTTTGTTTGCACGACAAGACCACCGAGCGAACCACGGCCGGTGTGGCCAAGCTCAACCCGGCCGAATCGACCCTCGAGCAGTTGCGAGACCTGGATGTTGGGTCTTGGAAGCATGAAAAGTATGCTGGCGAACGCATTCCGCTATTGGAAGAAGTGCTGGCGACCGTTCCGCAGACCGGCAAGATTCTGGTCGAGATCAAGTGCGGGCCTGAGATCGTCGAGCCGCTGCGAATCGTGCTGGAAAAATCCGGCTTGCGACCAGAGCAAATCGTGATCATTTGTTTTAACGAAGAGGTCGTGAAGCAGTGTCGCGAAAAGATGCCCCAGTACAAAGCCAACTGGCTGACGAGCTACAAGCAAAATAAGTTGACCGGCAAATGGGCACCTGACCTGGGGACCGTCTTGAAGAAGCTGGAGAGCACCAAAGCGACGGGCCTGGGTACGCAAGGTCGAGACGAAGTGGTGACCGCCGAGTTTGTTCGTGACATTCGCAAGGCAGGTATCGAATGCCACGTGTGGACCGTAAACGAAGCCGATCAGGCCAAACGCTACGCCGAACTGGGATTCGATTCGATTACCACGGATAAACCAGCCGAGATTCGCAAGGCGATCTTGGGAGGAAGCTAA
- a CDS encoding AAA family ATPase, giving the protein MNWTQLATASIHELIAWAQPQPWCQAMAACAQDAQWHSEGDVWTHTKLVLHELKSLEEWPSLSSHEQTILKFTALFHDIAKPLTTEIDSITGRVTSPKHAVKGEHLARNILRDLGCSLTTREEIARMVRYHGRPVFLLEKPEPIHEVIRHSWLLHNRLLYLFALADTRGRDTDSMTRPEENLHFWKVAAEETDCFDRPYAFASDHARFTFFHTSQPNLHYQPHEEFSCQATLMCGLPGAGKDTWLARHRSDSPIVSLDDIRAEMDVAPTENQGQVAQLAQERCRELLRSGTSFALNATNTMHQTRSRWLNLFADYDARIEIVYLEPSLDDLLQQNKKRSNRVPEAVIEKLASRCQVPTWLECHTLISDAEPIQVT; this is encoded by the coding sequence ATGAACTGGACGCAGCTCGCTACAGCATCGATTCATGAACTCATTGCCTGGGCCCAACCTCAGCCATGGTGTCAGGCCATGGCTGCCTGCGCGCAAGATGCCCAGTGGCACAGCGAAGGAGACGTGTGGACACACACCAAGCTAGTGCTACACGAATTGAAATCACTTGAAGAGTGGCCATCTTTATCATCTCATGAGCAAACCATCCTGAAGTTCACCGCCCTCTTCCACGATATCGCCAAGCCACTGACAACTGAGATCGATTCCATCACCGGCCGCGTGACGTCTCCCAAGCATGCGGTGAAGGGAGAACACCTCGCGCGAAATATTCTCCGCGATCTAGGTTGCAGCCTGACAACGCGGGAAGAGATTGCCCGGATGGTTCGCTACCACGGACGCCCAGTGTTTCTATTGGAGAAACCGGAACCGATACACGAAGTGATTCGTCACTCATGGCTTTTGCATAACCGGCTGCTCTACCTGTTCGCGTTGGCCGATACCCGTGGCCGCGATACCGATTCAATGACGCGACCGGAAGAGAACCTGCACTTCTGGAAAGTCGCGGCTGAAGAGACCGACTGCTTCGATCGCCCTTACGCGTTTGCTTCCGACCATGCCCGCTTTACGTTTTTCCACACTTCGCAGCCCAATCTTCATTACCAGCCTCACGAAGAATTCTCATGCCAGGCAACCCTCATGTGCGGCCTGCCGGGTGCCGGAAAGGATACCTGGCTGGCGCGACATCGGAGTGATTCACCAATCGTCTCGCTCGACGACATCCGAGCAGAAATGGACGTCGCCCCGACCGAGAACCAAGGCCAGGTCGCTCAACTTGCACAAGAGCGTTGTCGAGAACTCTTGCGGAGCGGCACTTCCTTCGCGTTGAATGCCACCAATACCATGCACCAAACGCGCTCGCGCTGGCTCAACCTGTTCGCCGACTATGACGCAAGAATCGAGATCGTCTACCTGGAACCGAGCCTGGACGACCTACTGCAGCAAAACAAAAAGCGAAGCAACCGCGTGCCAGAAGCCGTCATCGAAAAACTAGCCTCACGCTGCCAAGTACCAACCTGGCTAGAATGCCACACCCTCATCTCCGATGCCGAGCCGATTCAGGTCACGTGA
- a CDS encoding SEC-C metal-binding domain-containing protein — protein MSKRRYGYPSETNVKRGVRMVHGDKLLEEKLGRNDLCPCGSMKRFKKCCLKKGRF, from the coding sequence ATGAGCAAACGTCGCTACGGCTATCCTTCTGAAACCAACGTCAAACGCGGAGTCCGCATGGTTCACGGCGATAAACTTCTGGAAGAAAAACTGGGGCGAAACGATCTTTGCCCATGTGGATCGATGAAACGCTTCAAGAAGTGTTGCCTGAAAAAGGGACGCTTTTGA